Proteins encoded by one window of Salvia splendens isolate huo1 chromosome 14, SspV2, whole genome shotgun sequence:
- the LOC121766001 gene encoding uncharacterized protein LOC121766001 — MDAQIASAIEACMTLGDDDDYVQSELKESSQNPSTELIVYDLDLASAGIEQMEVRSKAEKRISAALRSPFHEREVQAKTKFTLKESQIFLWSMTTYELNEDNILYDDDVVMVTKREFCSLLPHTLIEVGVINAWASYLNNMEEYKALSSSRRLFFTTYLPECIFVII; from the exons ATGGATGCCCAAATTGCATCTGCAATAGAAGCGTGCATGACGCTAGGTGATGATGATGACTACGTTCAATCAGAATTGAAAGAATCTAGCCAAAATCCTTCAACCGAATTAATAGTTTACGATCTGGACCTT GCAAGTGCTGGGATTGAACAAATGGAGGTACGTTCAAAAGCCGAGAAGAGAATATCCGCTGCATTGCGATCTCCATTCCATGAAAGAGAGGTTCAGGCAAAAACAAAGTTTACCTTGAAAGAGTCACAAATCTTTTTGTGGAGTATGACAACATATGAATTAAAtga GGACAACATATTGTATGATGATGATGTCGTAATGGTAACAAAAAGAGAATTCTGTTCACTATTGCCACATACGCTAATAGAAGTGGGTGTGATCAATGCGTGGGCTTCTTATTTGAATAACATGGAAGAATACAAGGCTCTATCTTCATCGAGGCGCCTCTTTTTCACAACATACCTTCC